A single Cannabis sativa cultivar Pink pepper isolate KNU-18-1 chromosome 7, ASM2916894v1, whole genome shotgun sequence DNA region contains:
- the LOC115696346 gene encoding uncharacterized protein LOC115696346: MVLCQQNRMDPLLAQNVQGLEIGHWMKPLANMIKVNVDGAIFEAAGCFGFGFMVRDSAGQIVEVVSKCRPGHVSSEIFEASGIKEALSCIKRKGWEVVTLETDCLVAVQAVKSNILMPSAFGLLVWKCRNLLLELTNVNFNFVKRSANKVAHFLQCSACYLLDCVFYFNDPPSELLDVVLAESSF; this comes from the coding sequence ATGGTGTTGTGCCAACAAAATCGTATGGATCCTCTTCTTGCTCAAAATGTTCAAGGATTGGAGATAGGGCATTGGATGAAACCTTTGGCTAACATGATTAAGGTAAATGTTGACGGGGCTATATTTGAAGCAGCTGGTTGTTTTGGCTTTGGGTTTATGGTAAGAGATTCTGCTGGACAAATTGTAGAAGTTGTCTCCAAGTGTCGTCCTGGCCATGTTTCATCTGAAATTTTTGAAGCAAGTGGGATTAAAGAGGCCCTAAGTTGTATTAAGAGAAAAGGATGGGAGGTTGTTACGCTCGAAACGGACTGCCTAGTGGCAGTTCAAGCAGTTAAAAGCAATATTCTAATGCCTTCTGCATTCGGGTTGCTGGTGTGGAAGTgcagaaatctcctacttgagTTGACTAAtgtcaattttaattttgtcaAACGTTCTGCTAACAAGGTAGCACATTTTCTCCAGTGTAGTGCTTGTTATCTGTTAgattgtgttttttattttaacgaCCCCCCGTCAGAGTTGTTAGACGTTGTATTGGCTGAATCTTCATTTTAa
- the LOC115697346 gene encoding serine/threonine-protein kinase BSK6 yields MGARCSKFSLCWFHSHLKPSELESSDLENGEKSDRNLWPSFSEFSLEQLKAATNGFSSDNVVSEHGEKAPNIVYKGSLDNNTRWIAVKRFNKFAWPDSRQFLEEARSVGSLRSERLANLIGCCCEGDERLLVAEFMPHETLAKHLFHWDAQPMKWAMRLRVALYLAQALEYCSSKGRALYHDLNAYRVLFDQEANPRLSCFGLMKNSRDGKSYSTNLAFTPPEYLRTGRVTAESVVYSFGTLLLDLLSGKHIPPSHALDLIRGKNFLMLMDSALEGNFSNDDGTELVRLASRCLQYEARERPNAKSLVTSLVSLQKETEVASYVLMGIAHETASSVQPLSLTPFGEACVRMDLTAIHEILDKNGYKDDEGIANELSFQMWTNQMQDTLNSKKHGDTAFRAKDFATAIDSYTQFIDSGTMVSPTVYARRCLSYLMSELQQEALGDAMQAQVVSPEWPTALYLQAACLFSLGMDNDAQETLKDGTNLESKRNKN; encoded by the exons ATGGGAGCTCGTTGCTCTAAATTCTCTCTTTGCTGGTTTCACTCTCACCTCAAACCTTCCGAGCTCGAATCTTCCGACCTCG AGAATGGAGAAAAGAGTGATCGGAACTTATGGCCGAGTTTCAGCGAGTTCAGCTTGGAGCAACTGAAAGCTGCAACCAATGGGTTTTCGTCTGATAACGTAGTTTCGGAGCATGGAGAGAAAGCTCCGAACATTGTTTACAAAGGAAGCCTTGATAATAACACCCGTTGGATCGCCGTTAAGCGATTCAACAAGTTTGCTTGGCCTGATTCTCGCCAATTTCTC GAAGAAGCTAGGTCGGTGGGGAGTCTCAGAAGTGAGCGATTAGCCAATCTGATTGGGTGTTGCTGTGAAGGAGATGAGAGATTGCTCGTTGCCGAGTTTATGCCTCATGAAACTCTCGCTAAGCATCTTTTTCACT GGGATGCTCAACCAATGAAATGGGCCATGAGATTGAGAGTGGCTTTGTATCTGGCACAAGCTCTGGAGTACTGTAGCAGCAAAGGACGTGCACTGTATCACGATCTCAATGCCTACAGGGTTTTATTTGATCAG GAGGCCAATCCCAGACTATCCTGCTTTGGCCTTATGAAGAATAGCAGGGATGGCAAGAGCTACAGTACAAACTTGGCCTTCACACCTCCGGAGTACCTGAGAACTG GTAGAGTGACAGCAGAAAGTGTGGTTTACAGCTTTGGGACGTTGTTGCTGGATCTTCTGAGTGGAAAGCATATACCCCCTAGTCAT GCGCTTGATCTAATTCGTGGCAAGAATTTTCTGATGCTGATGGATTCTGCTCTTGAGGGTAATTTTTCAAATGATGATGGAACTGAACTTGTGCGTTTAGCTTCACGCTGCTTGCAATATGAGGCACGTGAGAGACCAAATGCAAAGTCTCTTGTTACTTCTCTCGTGTCACTTCAGAAAGAAACAGAG GTTGCTTCATATGTTTTAATGGGTATTGCCCATGAAACTGCATCCTCAGTGCAGCCATTGTCGTTAACCCCTTTTGGTGAAGCTTGTGTGAGAATGGATCTCACGGCCATACATGAAATTCTGGATAAGAATGGATACAAGGATGATGAGGGGATTGCCAACGAG CTTTCATTTCAAATGTGGACAAATCAAATGCAAGACACCTTGAATTCCAAGAAGCACGGAGACACTGCTTTCCGAGCCAAGGACTTTGCAACCGCCATTGATTCTTACACACAA TTCATCGATAGCGGGACCATGGTATCACCCACTGTGTACGCAAGGCGATGCCTATCTTATCTGATGAGTGAATTGCAGCAAGAGGCGCTAGGGGACGCAATGCAGGCCCAAGTGGTGTCTCCTGAATGGCCTACTGCTCTATATCTTCAAGCGGCTTGTCTCTTCAGCCTTGGCATGGATAATGATGCACAAGAAACACTCAAAGATGGGACAAACTTAGAGtccaaaagaaacaaaaattga